Below is a window of Leptospira andrefontaineae DNA.
TCTCTGGAAACGAGTATTCTATCGACCCTATTAAAGAAGGTGCAGTAGAATATTTAGTAAAACCTGTAAACAAAAAGGAATTGGAAGAGGCATTTAACAGGATAGAAAACTTCATCAATCGAAAAATGAAAAATTTACTTATCATTGAAGATGATGATAATTCCAGGGTAGCAATGAGAAAGCTGATCGGGAATGGGGATGTGAAATGTTATGAGGCGAGTACTGGTAAAGATGCTATCAAGGCTTACCAAGAAAACTATTTCGACTGTATTGTTCTGGATATAGGACTTCCGGATATGAGCGGGTTCGAACTCATCTACGAATTGGAAAAAACGAAAGGCCAGACAATGCCTCCTATCATCATCTACACTGGCAAGGAATTGACCAGGGAAGAAAATGCGGAACTCCAAAAATACGCAGAGAGTATCATCATCAAAGGAGTAAAATCGGAAGAAAGGTTATTGGATGAGACTGCTCTATTTCTGCATAGAACGATCAGTAAACTTCCAGAAGGAAAACAAAAAATCATAAATAATCTATATGATAAGGAGGCTATCTTTCAGAAAAAGAAAGTCCTACTCGTGGATGATGATATGAGAAACGTATTCGCATTATCTAAAATTCTAAAGGATAGGGGAATGGAAGTTTTTAAGGCGGATAATGGAAAGACCGCTTTAATTTCTCTGGATGTTCAACAAGATATGGATATAGTTCTTATGGATATCATGATGCCGGAGATGGACGGGTATGAGACCATGAGAAGGATAAGAACCGAAAAAAGGTATGATCGGCTCCCGATCATCGCTCTCACTGCCAAGGCAATGAAAGACGATAGACAGAAATGTATAGATGCAGGTGCTAACGATTATATTTCCAAACCTGTGGATGTAGAAAGGTTACTTTCGTTGATGAGAGTTTGGTTAAGTAGGTAGATCTATGAATACCAAGCCAAAAATCCTGATCGTGGACGATAGACCGGAAAACCTGGTCGCACTAGAAACAGTATTAAGAGACCTGGATGTAGATCTTGTGAGAGCACTCAGTGGTAATGAGGCTTTAAAAGCCACATTACATAACGATTTTGCTTTGGCATTATTGGATATCCAAATGCCGGAAATGGACGGTTATGAACTTGCGAGTATTTTAAGGGAAGAGGATAAAACAGCAAGGTTACCTTTTATTTTTATCTCCGCGGTTTACACTGATAATCTAAACGTATTTAAGGGTTATGAAAGAGGGGCGTTTAGCTTTATCACAAAACCTTTCGAGCCTCAGATACTCAGGAACAAAGTAAAGTTTTTCGTAGATAAACATATGCAGGAGATCTCTCTTCATAATCTAAATGAGGATCTCCAAAAGAAAAACGAAGAGTTGGAAAATGCAAACAAGGAATTGGACGCATTCTGTTATTCAGTTTCACACGATCTAAGAGGACCGTTGCGTGCTATCGAAGGTTTTGCAAAAATTCTTCAGGAAGATTATGCAAAGGATCTGGAAGAAGAAGCAAAGCGGATCCTGGGAGTGATTGTTGGAAGCACTATGAAGATGGACAAGCTGATAGATAGTCTACTTCTACTTTCCAGAATGGGTAAAAAAGAAATCGCTAAAACTATAGTGAATGTCTCGGACCTAGTGCAGCATACATTGTACGAATTGAAAACGGATACTCAGAGCGGAAATCATAAGATCCAGGTTGGTGAATTATCTCCGGCTATGGGCGATTCCGAATTATTAACTCAGGTGTTTATAAATCTGATCTCTAATGCGATCAAGTATTCTTCTAAAAAGGAAGAACCCATCGTTGAGATAGGATGTAAACAATCTGATGGAGAAAATACTTACTTCGTGAAAGACAACGGA
It encodes the following:
- a CDS encoding response regulator, which produces SGNEYSIDPIKEGAVEYLVKPVNKKELEEAFNRIENFINRKMKNLLIIEDDDNSRVAMRKLIGNGDVKCYEASTGKDAIKAYQENYFDCIVLDIGLPDMSGFELIYELEKTKGQTMPPIIIYTGKELTREENAELQKYAESIIIKGVKSEERLLDETALFLHRTISKLPEGKQKIINNLYDKEAIFQKKKVLLVDDDMRNVFALSKILKDRGMEVFKADNGKTALISLDVQQDMDIVLMDIMMPEMDGYETMRRIRTEKRYDRLPIIALTAKAMKDDRQKCIDAGANDYISKPVDVERLLSLMRVWLSR
- a CDS encoding sensor histidine kinase — its product is MNTKPKILIVDDRPENLVALETVLRDLDVDLVRALSGNEALKATLHNDFALALLDIQMPEMDGYELASILREEDKTARLPFIFISAVYTDNLNVFKGYERGAFSFITKPFEPQILRNKVKFFVDKHMQEISLHNLNEDLQKKNEELENANKELDAFCYSVSHDLRGPLRAIEGFAKILQEDYAKDLEEEAKRILGVIVGSTMKMDKLIDSLLLLSRMGKKEIAKTIVNVSDLVQHTLYELKTDTQSGNHKIQVGELSPAMGDSELLTQVFINLISNAIKYSSKKEEPIVEIGCKQSDGENTYFVKDNGAGFNMKYQNRLFGVFQRLHDNRDFEGVGIGLAIVQRIISRHGGKVWAEGEVGQGATFYFTLPQIQEV